The Nocardioides humi genome includes a region encoding these proteins:
- a CDS encoding extracellular solute-binding protein has protein sequence MAVAAVAALAAGGLSACGSSGKPTLNWYVNPDGVDTFKKYAKECSTDDYDLEVQELPNSATDQRTQLARRLAAKDSSTDLMNLDPVFVAEFANAGWLQEVEGDLADTIMSSVEGDGDYLSGAAETVTWDDKVYAIPLWANTQVLWYRKSLAQAAGLDMTQPVTWDQVIQAAADNDGTVGVQANKYEAYVVWINALVQGAGGSLVSDTEAGRDAKVEIDSDAGRKAAEVIQELADSRAAQPDLTVSNEGTSLGQMFPATGAGEFMVNWTFVYKNYEGQVGSGLTEDQFADLGWARYPATVEGEPSKPPVGGIDIGVGAYSKHPDWAMEAARCITSEQAQVDLALDNGLMPSTNAAYDKVAASGDYPADLIELFRTSVDDGGPRPKSAFYAMISGAIQARWHSPTSVDPDTTPEDSAKYLADVLEGKSLL, from the coding sequence GTGGCGGTCGCCGCCGTGGCGGCACTCGCGGCCGGTGGGCTCAGTGCCTGCGGCAGTTCCGGGAAGCCGACGCTGAACTGGTATGTCAACCCGGACGGCGTGGACACCTTCAAGAAGTACGCGAAGGAGTGCAGCACCGACGACTACGACCTCGAGGTCCAGGAGCTGCCCAACTCGGCGACCGACCAGCGCACGCAGCTGGCCCGTCGGCTCGCGGCGAAGGACTCCTCGACCGACCTGATGAACCTCGACCCGGTCTTCGTCGCGGAGTTCGCCAACGCCGGCTGGCTGCAGGAGGTCGAGGGCGATCTCGCCGACACGATCATGAGCAGCGTCGAGGGCGACGGCGACTACCTCTCCGGCGCGGCCGAGACGGTCACCTGGGACGACAAGGTCTACGCGATCCCGCTGTGGGCCAACACCCAGGTGCTCTGGTACCGCAAGTCCCTCGCGCAGGCCGCCGGGCTCGACATGACCCAGCCGGTCACCTGGGACCAGGTCATCCAGGCGGCGGCCGACAACGACGGCACCGTCGGCGTCCAGGCCAACAAGTACGAGGCGTACGTCGTGTGGATCAACGCCCTCGTCCAGGGCGCGGGCGGCAGCCTCGTCTCCGACACCGAGGCCGGCCGGGACGCGAAGGTAGAGATCGACTCCGACGCCGGCCGCAAGGCGGCCGAGGTCATCCAGGAGCTCGCCGACTCGAGGGCCGCGCAGCCGGACCTGACCGTGTCCAACGAGGGCACCAGCCTCGGCCAGATGTTCCCGGCGACGGGGGCCGGCGAGTTCATGGTCAACTGGACCTTCGTCTACAAGAACTACGAGGGCCAGGTCGGCTCCGGCCTGACCGAGGACCAGTTCGCGGACCTCGGCTGGGCCCGCTACCCGGCGACGGTGGAGGGCGAGCCCTCGAAGCCGCCGGTCGGCGGCATCGACATCGGCGTGGGCGCCTACAGCAAGCACCCCGACTGGGCGATGGAGGCCGCGCGCTGCATCACCTCGGAGCAGGCGCAGGTCGACCTCGCCCTCGACAACGGCCTGATGCCCTCGACCAATGCGGCCTACGACAAGGTCGCGGCGAGCGGCGACTACCCCGCCGACCTGATCGAGCTGTTCCGCACCAGCGTCGACGACGGCGGGCCGCGGCCGAAGAGCGCGTTCTACGCGATGATCTCGGGCGCGATCCAGGCGCGGTGGCACTCCCCGACGTCGGTCGACCCGGATACCACGCCGGAGGACTCCGCCAAGTACCTGGCGGACGTGCTGGAAGGGAAGTCGCTGCTATGA
- a CDS encoding DUF4032 domain-containing protein, whose product MALHVVAARTDPALFRLPWSRPLAEWDDWYVVPLPLGLSRHVVRVVQVNRQFLAVKETEAAIALREYHLLRDLQRIDQPAVVPRGVVTGRTTPDGEPLPAALLTEHLHYSLPYRTVFQHGLRAEQVPALVDALVVLLVRLHLAGFFWGDVSLSNALFRRSAGGFAAFLVDAETGELRAEVSDAMREQDVTVGVENIFAELMDLQASGDTDIEVDAFAIVEQLADRYHALWDELTAVEEFGSDEWYRIEQRIARLNDLGFDVDELDVQTDSDRVRIQPKVVEAGHHRRELRELTGLVAEDSQARKLLNDLAAFTAHGGYDDQPREAVARRWLATVYTPIVDLLPPELSRGISAPEYFHEVMEHRWALSDEAGHEVDIFDSARDYVANVLPHRPPDTPSGLGRL is encoded by the coding sequence ATGGCGTTGCACGTCGTCGCCGCCCGCACCGATCCGGCGCTGTTCCGGCTGCCGTGGTCGCGGCCGTTGGCGGAGTGGGACGACTGGTACGTCGTGCCGCTGCCGCTCGGCCTGTCCCGGCACGTCGTGCGGGTGGTCCAGGTGAACCGGCAGTTCCTCGCCGTCAAGGAGACCGAGGCGGCGATCGCGCTGCGGGAGTACCACCTGCTGCGCGACCTCCAGCGGATCGACCAGCCCGCCGTCGTACCCCGGGGGGTGGTGACGGGACGGACCACGCCGGACGGCGAGCCGCTCCCGGCGGCGCTGCTCACCGAGCACCTGCACTACTCGCTGCCCTATCGCACGGTCTTCCAGCACGGCCTGCGCGCGGAGCAGGTCCCGGCGCTGGTCGACGCGCTCGTCGTCCTCCTCGTGCGGCTCCATCTCGCCGGCTTCTTCTGGGGCGACGTGTCGCTGTCGAACGCCCTGTTCCGCCGCAGTGCCGGAGGATTCGCGGCCTTCCTCGTCGACGCCGAGACCGGCGAGCTGCGGGCCGAGGTGTCCGACGCGATGCGGGAGCAGGACGTCACGGTCGGCGTGGAGAACATCTTCGCCGAGCTGATGGACCTGCAGGCGAGCGGCGACACCGACATCGAGGTCGACGCCTTCGCGATCGTCGAGCAGCTGGCGGACCGGTACCACGCGCTGTGGGACGAGCTGACCGCGGTCGAGGAGTTCGGGAGCGACGAGTGGTACCGCATCGAGCAGCGGATCGCGCGCCTCAACGACCTCGGCTTCGACGTCGACGAGCTCGACGTGCAGACCGACTCCGATCGGGTTCGGATCCAGCCGAAGGTCGTCGAGGCCGGGCACCACCGGCGCGAGCTGCGCGAGCTGACCGGGCTGGTCGCCGAGGACAGCCAGGCCCGCAAGCTGCTCAACGACCTCGCGGCCTTCACCGCGCACGGCGGGTACGACGACCAGCCCCGCGAGGCCGTCGCCCGGCGCTGGCTGGCCACCGTCTACACGCCGATCGTGGACCTGCTGCCCCCGGAGCTGAGCCGCGGGATCTCGGCGCCGGAGTACTTCCACGAGGTGATGGAGCACCGCTGGGCGCTCTCCGACGAGGCCGGCCACGAGGTCGACATCTTCGACTCGGCCCGGGACTACGTCGCCAACGTCCTCCCCCACCGGCCGCCGGACACGCCGTCGGGGCTGGGCCGGCTGTGA
- a CDS encoding asparaginase — MTTPTVAIGALGGTIASTSSATDGSEIVPTLTAESLVAAVPGLDAVATVRAETLARLPSPSLDEPTIMRTLLWAQAAVDAGAAGAVVTQGTDTLEESAYLLDLFWDRPAPLVVTGAMRSAGAVGADGPANLLTAVRCALAPVSRDRGVLVAFGDEIHQARWVAKTDSMSPSAFRSPAFGPVGRCAESLVEYAAPPARVPPLRLSRGQETGDPRVPLVATYLGDAGYLLDAIRPEDVDGVVVAGFGAGHVSAGTAEAVGRLARQVPVVFASRTGSGPTGRAMYGYPGSEVDLLARGAVGAGWLPPVKARLLLWALALRGPVPRADVATAFAERGRL, encoded by the coding sequence ATGACCACGCCCACGGTGGCGATCGGCGCCCTCGGCGGCACCATCGCCTCGACGTCCAGCGCGACCGACGGCAGCGAGATCGTGCCCACCCTCACCGCCGAGAGCCTGGTCGCGGCGGTGCCGGGACTCGACGCCGTCGCGACCGTGCGGGCCGAGACCCTGGCCCGGCTGCCGAGTCCGTCCCTCGACGAGCCGACGATCATGCGGACTCTGCTGTGGGCGCAGGCCGCGGTCGACGCGGGGGCCGCGGGCGCGGTGGTCACCCAGGGCACCGACACCCTCGAGGAATCGGCGTACCTGCTCGACCTGTTCTGGGATCGCCCCGCCCCGCTGGTCGTCACCGGCGCGATGCGGTCGGCCGGGGCCGTCGGCGCGGACGGCCCGGCCAACCTGCTCACCGCCGTCCGCTGCGCCCTCGCGCCCGTGTCGCGCGACCGGGGCGTGCTGGTGGCGTTCGGCGACGAGATCCACCAGGCCCGCTGGGTCGCGAAGACCGACTCGATGTCGCCGAGCGCGTTCCGGTCGCCGGCGTTCGGACCGGTCGGGCGCTGCGCCGAGTCGCTCGTCGAGTACGCCGCCCCGCCCGCGCGGGTGCCGCCGCTGCGGCTGTCGCGGGGCCAGGAGACGGGCGACCCGCGGGTCCCGCTGGTGGCGACCTACCTCGGCGACGCCGGCTACCTGCTCGACGCCATCCGGCCCGAGGACGTCGACGGCGTGGTCGTCGCGGGCTTCGGCGCGGGCCACGTCTCGGCGGGCACGGCCGAGGCGGTGGGCCGGCTGGCACGCCAGGTCCCGGTCGTCTTCGCCTCCCGCACCGGATCCGGGCCGACGGGTCGCGCGATGTACGGCTACCCCGGCTCCGAGGTCGATCTGCTCGCCCGTGGAGCCGTCGGAGCCGGCTGGCTCCCGCCGGTCAAGGCCCGGCTGCTGCTGTGGGCGCTGGCGCTGCGCGGACCGGTCCCGCGCGCCGACGTCGCCACGGCCTTCGCGGAGCGCGGCCGGCTGTAG
- a CDS encoding YdeI/OmpD-associated family protein: MSQDSIPGRLGGTPERPARFFADAAEFGAWLAVHHATETELWMGLYKRHVPDRGLTWEQAVPEALCWGWIDSVAQRIDEDTTRQRWTPRKRTSNWSRVNLELVEQLRAEGRMQPAGLAIWEARRRDPAPYTHEVDGELVLPDEYAAQLAASPAATAFFEAATRTYRRICVNWVVTAKQEATRDRRMAQLVEDSAAGRLIPSQRYGEIPKWVERAAAAAG, encoded by the coding sequence ATGTCGCAGGACTCGATCCCCGGCCGGCTCGGCGGCACGCCCGAGCGCCCGGCGCGGTTCTTCGCGGACGCCGCGGAGTTCGGTGCCTGGCTCGCCGTCCACCACGCCACCGAGACCGAGCTGTGGATGGGGCTGTACAAGAGGCACGTCCCCGACCGCGGGCTCACCTGGGAGCAGGCCGTCCCCGAGGCCCTGTGCTGGGGCTGGATCGACTCCGTCGCCCAGCGCATCGACGAGGACACCACCCGCCAGCGCTGGACGCCGCGCAAGCGCACCAGCAACTGGAGCAGGGTCAACCTCGAGCTCGTCGAGCAGCTGCGCGCCGAGGGCCGGATGCAGCCAGCCGGCCTCGCGATCTGGGAGGCGCGGCGCCGCGATCCCGCCCCGTACACCCACGAGGTCGACGGCGAGCTGGTCCTGCCCGACGAGTACGCCGCCCAGCTCGCCGCCTCCCCCGCCGCCACCGCGTTCTTCGAGGCCGCCACGAGGACCTACCGCCGGATCTGCGTCAACTGGGTGGTGACCGCCAAGCAGGAGGCCACCCGCGACCGCCGGATGGCCCAACTGGTCGAGGACTCCGCCGCCGGGCGGTTGATCCCCAGCCAGCGGTACGGCGAGATCCCGAAGTGGGTGGAGCGGGCTGCTGCGGCTGCTGGGTGA
- a CDS encoding IS256 family transposase has protein sequence MPGAKAAAELAKSGALDELFAKIDAGEIELTGDGGFIPGLLKATLERGLQAELTSHLGYEKGAPEASAIANSRNGTSPKKVATQAGEVDLAVPRDRDATFTPTLVPKGSRRLSGLDEMIISLYAGGMTVRDIAHHLASTIGTELSHETISNITDAIAEEILEWQARPLDAFYPVVYLDAIVVKVRDGAHVINKSAHIAVGVDMDGIKHVLGIWIQTSEGAKFWAGVCAELANRGVRDVLIVCCDGLTGLPEAIEATWAQATVQTCVVHLIRASMRFVAYGDRKAVAKALKPMYTASSDKAAREAFAAFQDSIWGKKYPHAVATWDAAWERFIPFLAFPPELRRVIYTTNSIESLNYQLRKVTKNRGHFPNDEAVVKLLWLAICNIEDKRARERAKERGKPAAERKAKPRLVEGQVVTNWKQALGQLAIAYPDRINPYL, from the coding sequence ATGCCCGGCGCGAAGGCCGCGGCTGAGCTCGCCAAGTCAGGCGCGCTGGACGAGCTGTTCGCCAAGATCGACGCCGGTGAGATCGAGTTGACCGGCGATGGCGGGTTCATCCCCGGGCTGCTCAAGGCCACCCTGGAACGCGGTCTCCAGGCCGAGCTCACGAGCCATCTGGGCTACGAGAAGGGCGCGCCCGAGGCGTCCGCGATCGCGAACTCGAGGAACGGCACGAGCCCGAAGAAGGTCGCCACCCAGGCCGGTGAAGTCGATCTGGCGGTTCCGCGCGACCGTGACGCGACGTTCACCCCAACCCTGGTCCCGAAAGGCAGCCGGCGGCTGTCAGGGCTGGACGAGATGATCATCTCGCTCTACGCGGGCGGGATGACGGTCCGCGACATCGCCCACCACCTCGCGTCCACGATCGGGACCGAGCTGTCGCACGAGACCATCTCGAACATCACCGACGCGATCGCCGAGGAGATCCTCGAGTGGCAGGCCCGGCCGCTCGATGCGTTCTACCCGGTGGTCTACCTGGACGCGATTGTCGTGAAGGTCCGCGACGGCGCGCACGTGATCAACAAGTCCGCTCACATCGCCGTCGGGGTCGACATGGACGGCATCAAGCACGTCCTGGGGATCTGGATCCAGACGTCCGAGGGCGCGAAGTTCTGGGCCGGGGTGTGTGCCGAGCTCGCCAACCGCGGCGTCCGCGACGTCCTCATCGTGTGCTGCGACGGCCTCACCGGGCTCCCAGAGGCGATCGAAGCGACCTGGGCCCAAGCGACCGTGCAGACCTGTGTGGTGCACCTGATCCGCGCGTCGATGCGGTTCGTCGCCTATGGCGACCGCAAGGCCGTGGCGAAGGCGTTGAAGCCGATGTACACCGCCTCGTCCGACAAGGCCGCCCGCGAGGCGTTCGCAGCGTTCCAGGACTCGATCTGGGGCAAGAAGTACCCCCACGCCGTGGCGACCTGGGACGCGGCGTGGGAGCGGTTCATCCCGTTTCTGGCGTTCCCGCCCGAGCTGCGTCGGGTGATCTACACGACGAACTCGATCGAGTCGTTGAACTACCAGTTGCGGAAGGTCACCAAGAACCGCGGCCACTTCCCCAACGACGAGGCCGTGGTGAAGCTGTTGTGGCTGGCGATCTGCAACATCGAGGACAAGCGAGCCCGCGAACGTGCCAAGGAGCGCGGCAAGCCGGCCGCGGAGCGCAAGGCCAAGCCCCGGCTCGTCGAGGGGCAGGTCGTGACGAACTGGAAGCAGGCCCTGGGCCAGCTCGCGATCGCCTACCCCGACCGCATCAACCCCTACTTGTAA
- a CDS encoding IS30 family transposase: MPAEQVARFWEAIRAGCSRDTAGEVIGVSQAVTSKLFIERGGVMPRAGTHERSRCLSFAEREQIGLLRAQGQGVRTIARALGRSPSTISRELRRLKYHYSGKDRYRARRYIPSVAQADADRELRRPKPSKLAVNTRLRDEVQDRLKENHSPEQIARRLRIDFPDEPEMWVSHETIYQALYVQSRGALKRELVQHLRTGRSIRKPHCKEDQRRARLRGMVPISERPAEADDRAVPGHWEGDLILGTPGTAVGTLVERTTRFVMLLHLPGSHTADVVQEAMVAKMATLPEQLRRTLTWDQGSEMANHAQIAEATGLSIYFCDPHSPWQRGTNENTNGLLRQYLPKGADLSFYGPGMLDQIATELNNRPRKTLDWHTPAEALDALLSGRSRPPGVATTA; encoded by the coding sequence ATGCCGGCAGAGCAGGTCGCCAGGTTCTGGGAGGCGATCCGAGCAGGATGCTCGAGAGACACCGCTGGCGAGGTCATCGGCGTGTCACAGGCAGTGACGAGCAAGCTCTTCATCGAACGTGGTGGGGTGATGCCTCGTGCGGGAACCCATGAGCGGAGCCGATGTCTCAGCTTTGCGGAGCGTGAGCAGATCGGACTGCTACGCGCTCAGGGGCAGGGCGTGCGCACCATCGCGCGCGCTCTGGGCCGAAGCCCATCGACCATCAGTCGTGAGCTGCGCCGGTTGAAGTACCACTACAGCGGCAAGGACCGTTACCGCGCCCGCCGCTACATTCCCTCGGTCGCACAGGCCGACGCTGACCGTGAACTGCGGCGTCCGAAGCCGTCCAAGCTGGCCGTCAACACCCGGCTCAGGGACGAGGTGCAGGATCGTCTGAAGGAGAACCACAGTCCCGAGCAGATCGCTCGCCGGCTGCGCATCGACTTTCCCGACGAACCGGAGATGTGGGTGTCCCACGAGACCATCTACCAAGCGCTGTACGTGCAAAGCCGCGGTGCGCTCAAACGAGAGCTCGTGCAGCACCTGCGCACCGGCCGCAGCATCCGTAAGCCCCACTGCAAGGAAGACCAACGTCGTGCACGGCTACGCGGGATGGTGCCGATCAGTGAACGCCCGGCCGAGGCCGACGACCGTGCCGTGCCCGGTCATTGGGAGGGCGACCTGATCCTCGGCACCCCAGGCACTGCGGTGGGAACGTTGGTCGAGCGGACCACCCGCTTCGTGATGCTGCTCCACCTGCCCGGCTCACACACCGCCGACGTCGTGCAGGAAGCGATGGTCGCGAAGATGGCGACGCTGCCCGAGCAACTCCGCCGCACGCTGACCTGGGACCAGGGCAGCGAGATGGCCAACCACGCCCAGATCGCCGAGGCCACCGGACTCTCGATCTACTTCTGCGACCCACACTCGCCATGGCAACGCGGGACCAACGAGAACACCAACGGTCTGCTGCGTCAGTACCTGCCCAAGGGTGCGGACCTGTCGTTCTACGGACCCGGGATGCTTGACCAGATCGCCACAGAGCTCAACAACCGACCCCGAAAGACCCTCGACTGGCACACCCCCGCCGAAGCCCTTGACGCGCTACTGTCGGGCCGATCAAGACCACCTGGTGTTGCGACCACCGCCTGA
- a CDS encoding bifunctional hydroxymethylpyrimidine kinase/phosphomethylpyrimidine kinase, producing the protein MNPPVVVTIAGTDSGGAAGIAADLTTFAALGVHGACVVTAVTAQDTTGVRAVHPVPTQMVLAQLDAVLDDLPVAAIKTGMLASPETVVCLSTRLRGLSGTRPRLVVDPVLVATSGAVLGSAEVVAAYREHLLPIADVVTPNEDEFDALGRPDLANVLVTRGGDIPTTNDHGTGCTHSSALAAYLAHGLDRATAAARADAFVARQLHLSKDWTLGRGRGPVAHLHPLTPGEIA; encoded by the coding sequence GTGAACCCGCCCGTCGTGGTGACGATCGCCGGCACCGACTCGGGCGGCGCGGCCGGCATCGCCGCCGACCTGACGACCTTCGCCGCCCTCGGCGTCCACGGCGCCTGCGTCGTCACGGCCGTCACCGCCCAGGACACCACCGGCGTGCGTGCCGTCCACCCGGTGCCGACCCAGATGGTCCTCGCTCAGCTCGACGCGGTGCTCGACGACCTGCCCGTCGCCGCGATCAAGACCGGCATGCTCGCCTCGCCGGAGACGGTCGTGTGCCTGAGCACCCGTCTACGCGGGCTCTCAGGCACACGACCCCGGCTGGTGGTGGACCCGGTGCTCGTCGCCACCTCCGGTGCGGTGCTCGGCTCGGCCGAGGTGGTCGCGGCCTACCGCGAGCACCTCCTGCCGATCGCCGATGTCGTCACCCCCAACGAGGACGAGTTCGACGCGCTCGGCCGGCCCGATCTCGCCAACGTGCTCGTCACCCGCGGCGGCGACATCCCGACCACCAACGACCACGGCACCGGCTGCACGCACAGCAGCGCCCTGGCGGCGTACCTCGCCCACGGTCTCGACCGAGCCACCGCCGCCGCCCGCGCCGACGCCTTCGTCGCGCGCCAGCTCCACCTCAGCAAGGACTGGACCCTCGGCCGAGGCCGGGGACCCGTCGCCCACCTCCACCCCCTCACCCCAGGAGAGATCGCATGA
- a CDS encoding thiamine phosphate synthase — MTRLLVLTDRAQVPAGRSLRDVLAAAADAGLRTVLLREVDLPDDERAKIADHARTAGLEVVAAHRPVPGCAGVHLPADAPLPAVATRWGRSCHHRAELAAAAAEGAWWATLSPYARTESKPGHGPPLPASAFAGAPLPVFALGGITPANAAAARSAGAYGVAVMGAVMRADDPASVVAALLREVHP, encoded by the coding sequence GTGACCCGGCTGCTCGTGCTCACCGACCGTGCGCAGGTGCCGGCCGGCCGCTCGCTGCGCGACGTGCTCGCGGCCGCGGCCGACGCGGGCCTGCGCACCGTGCTGCTGCGCGAGGTCGACCTGCCCGACGACGAGCGCGCCAAGATCGCCGACCACGCCCGCACCGCGGGCCTCGAGGTCGTGGCCGCCCACCGCCCGGTCCCGGGCTGTGCCGGCGTCCACCTGCCCGCCGACGCCCCGCTCCCCGCGGTCGCCACCCGGTGGGGACGCTCCTGCCACCACCGCGCCGAGCTCGCCGCCGCGGCGGCCGAGGGGGCGTGGTGGGCCACGCTGTCGCCGTACGCGAGGACGGAGAGCAAGCCGGGCCACGGCCCGCCGCTGCCTGCGTCGGCCTTCGCGGGCGCACCGCTGCCGGTGTTCGCGCTCGGCGGGATCACGCCGGCCAACGCCGCCGCCGCCCGGTCGGCCGGCGCGTACGGCGTCGCCGTGATGGGCGCCGTCATGCGGGCCGACGACCCGGCGTCCGTGGTGGCCGCCCTGCTGCGGGAGGTCCACCCGTGA
- a CDS encoding thiazole synthase has translation MTTPLTIAGETLPSRLFLGTGGLPRTALVEPVLDAARPALVTVSVRRTSSLAEGGLLAALRAAGVRLLPNTAGCLSAREAVLTAELAREALGTDWVKLEVIGDERSLLPDVVELLDAAEQLVRRGFVVLPYTTDDPVLARRLADAGCAAVMPLGSPIGSGLGVLNPHAVEAVRAAVDVPVVLDAGVGTASDAALAMELGCDAVLAATAVTRADDPVAMASALRLAVEAGWLARSAGRIPRRSSARASSPVLGLIS, from the coding sequence ATGACCACGCCTCTCACCATCGCCGGAGAGACGCTCCCGTCCCGGCTGTTCCTCGGCACCGGCGGCCTGCCGCGGACCGCCCTCGTGGAGCCGGTCCTGGACGCCGCGCGGCCGGCCCTGGTGACGGTGTCGGTCCGGCGTACCTCGTCGCTGGCGGAGGGTGGTCTGCTCGCGGCGCTGCGGGCCGCCGGCGTACGGCTGCTGCCCAACACCGCGGGCTGCCTGTCCGCGCGGGAGGCCGTGCTGACCGCCGAGCTCGCCCGCGAGGCGCTCGGCACCGACTGGGTGAAGCTCGAGGTGATCGGCGACGAGCGGTCCCTGCTGCCGGACGTCGTCGAGCTCCTCGACGCCGCCGAGCAGCTGGTCCGGCGCGGGTTCGTGGTCCTGCCCTACACGACCGACGATCCGGTCCTCGCCCGCCGACTGGCCGACGCGGGGTGCGCGGCTGTGATGCCGCTCGGGTCGCCGATCGGCTCCGGCCTCGGCGTGCTCAACCCCCACGCGGTCGAGGCGGTGCGGGCAGCGGTCGACGTGCCGGTGGTGCTCGACGCCGGAGTGGGTACGGCGAGCGACGCCGCGCTGGCCATGGAGCTCGGCTGTGACGCGGTCCTCGCCGCCACCGCCGTCACCCGCGCCGACGACCCCGTGGCGATGGCGTCGGCACTGCGGCTGGCGGTCGAGGCGGGATGGCTCGCCCGGAGCGCCGGCCGGATCCCGCGACGATCGTCGGCACGAGCCTCCAGCCCCGTCCTGGGGCTGATCTCGTGA
- the thiS gene encoding sulfur carrier protein ThiS — protein sequence MTITCNGEAVAADAATVAELLERRLGDARPHGVAVAVNEEVVPRGDWATRRLADGDVVEVVTAVQGG from the coding sequence ATGACGATCACCTGCAACGGAGAGGCGGTCGCGGCCGACGCGGCGACCGTCGCCGAACTGCTGGAGCGCCGGCTCGGCGACGCCCGCCCGCACGGCGTCGCGGTGGCGGTCAACGAGGAGGTGGTGCCGCGCGGCGACTGGGCCACGCGGCGCCTGGCCGACGGCGACGTCGTCGAGGTCGTGACGGCGGTGCAGGGCGGATGA
- a CDS encoding FAD-dependent oxidoreductase, producing the protein MRVDVVGAGIIGLTAAEELSRRGHDVVVVDPQPAGGASYAAAGMLSPAAEVWHGEEEILRLGLASLEQWPALAARLGVELRRAGTLLVGYDGGDLQQVERQVALLAGHGRHVELLGRAGVRSAEPALARVAGGALLPDEASVDPRAVCAALLDRVALREARRPDAEATVIATGVTLPEPWAAAVSGVRGEILRLRSDDSPRRTVRGWVGGEAVYLVPRGDDRVLLGATSEAHQAPPVVSAGGVLRLLAAGRALWPALDRAELVEATARDRPATADGLPLVGPTGVDRVVLAAGHYRHGVLLAPLTARLVADHLETGAVEPALDPRRFHRGGEG; encoded by the coding sequence ATGCGCGTCGACGTGGTGGGCGCCGGGATCATCGGGCTGACGGCCGCCGAGGAGCTCTCCCGCCGGGGGCACGACGTGGTCGTCGTCGACCCGCAGCCGGCCGGCGGGGCGTCGTACGCCGCGGCGGGGATGCTCAGCCCCGCGGCCGAGGTCTGGCACGGCGAGGAGGAGATCCTCAGGCTCGGTCTCGCGTCGCTGGAGCAGTGGCCGGCGCTCGCCGCCCGGCTCGGCGTCGAGCTGCGGCGGGCCGGCACCCTGCTCGTCGGGTACGACGGCGGCGACCTCCAGCAGGTCGAGCGCCAGGTCGCCCTGCTGGCCGGCCACGGCCGTCACGTGGAGCTGCTGGGCCGGGCCGGCGTCCGGTCGGCCGAGCCCGCGCTCGCGCGGGTCGCCGGCGGCGCGCTGTTGCCGGACGAGGCGAGCGTCGACCCGCGGGCGGTGTGCGCCGCCCTGCTCGACCGCGTGGCGCTGCGGGAGGCGCGGCGGCCGGACGCCGAGGCGACCGTGATCGCGACCGGTGTGACCCTGCCCGAGCCGTGGGCCGCGGCGGTGTCGGGCGTGCGGGGCGAGATCCTGCGACTGCGCTCGGACGACTCGCCGCGTCGTACCGTCCGCGGCTGGGTGGGCGGCGAGGCCGTCTACCTCGTGCCGCGCGGCGACGACCGCGTGCTGCTCGGTGCGACGTCCGAGGCGCACCAGGCGCCGCCCGTGGTGAGCGCAGGGGGAGTGCTGCGGCTGCTCGCCGCGGGACGGGCCCTGTGGCCGGCGCTCGACCGGGCCGAGCTGGTCGAGGCGACGGCGCGCGACCGCCCGGCCACGGCCGATGGCCTGCCGCTCGTCGGCCCGACCGGCGTCGACCGGGTCGTCCTCGCCGCCGGCCACTACCGCCACGGCGTCCTGCTGGCGCCGCTCACCGCACGGCTCGTCGCCGACCACCTGGAGACCGGCGCCGTCGAGCCGGCCCTGGACCCACGCCGCTTCCATCGAGGAGGAGAAGGATGA
- the thiE gene encoding thiamine phosphate synthase has product MTPLPTFPRLFCLVSERDDLALLPALADAGVDGFQVRAKSLATGDLVALTRSVAAAVRVSGAVVVVNDRLDVALAAGADGVHLGASDLAVADARRIAPGLVIGATCRSRAEVVAAAEAGADYAGFGPVFATSSKAGLPASLGVAAVTAAAGTLPLVAIGGISAATAGEVRAAGADGVAVIGAIWRHPDPLVAAKELVAAVS; this is encoded by the coding sequence ATGACTCCTCTGCCCACATTTCCCAGGCTGTTCTGCCTCGTCTCGGAACGCGACGACCTCGCGCTCCTGCCCGCCCTCGCCGACGCGGGCGTCGACGGCTTCCAGGTCCGGGCGAAGTCCCTGGCCACCGGCGACCTCGTCGCCCTGACCCGCTCGGTGGCCGCCGCGGTGCGCGTCTCCGGGGCCGTGGTCGTGGTGAACGACCGGCTCGACGTCGCGCTCGCCGCCGGCGCCGACGGCGTGCACCTGGGCGCGTCCGACCTCGCCGTGGCCGACGCGCGGCGGATCGCGCCGGGCCTGGTGATCGGCGCGACCTGCCGCTCCCGTGCGGAGGTGGTCGCGGCGGCCGAGGCGGGCGCCGACTACGCCGGCTTCGGGCCGGTGTTCGCCACGTCGTCGAAGGCCGGCCTGCCCGCCTCGCTCGGCGTCGCGGCCGTGACCGCGGCGGCCGGGACGCTGCCGCTGGTCGCGATCGGCGGCATCTCCGCCGCGACCGCCGGCGAGGTGCGCGCGGCCGGCGCCGACGGCGTCGCCGTGATCGGCGCGATCTGGCGACATCCCGATCCCCTGGTGGCAGCGAAGGAGCTCGTCGCGGCGGTCTCCTGA